In Tursiops truncatus isolate mTurTru1 chromosome X, mTurTru1.mat.Y, whole genome shotgun sequence, the following proteins share a genomic window:
- the LOC101329622 gene encoding long-wave-sensitive opsin 1, translating to MAQQWGPQRFAGGQPQTSFEDSTQGSVFTYTNSNSTRDPFDGPNYHIAPRWVYHLTSVWMVFVLIASIFTNGPVLAATMKFKKLRHPLNWMLVNLAVADLAETVIASTISVVNQMYGYFVLGHPLCIVEGFTVSLCGITGLWSLAIISWERWMVVCKPFGNVRFDAKLAIAGIAFSWIWAAVWTAPPIFGWSRYWPHGLKTSCGPDVFSGSSYPGVQSYMITLMITCCFIPLSVIVLCYLQVWLAIRAVAKQQKESESTRKAEKEVTRMVMVMIFAYCLCWGPYTFFACFAAAHPGYAFHPLVAALPSYFAKSATIYNPIIYVFMNRQFRNCILQLFGKKVDDSSELSSVSKTEASSVSSVSPA from the exons ATGGCCCAGCAGTGGGGCCCTCAGAGGTTTGCAGGTGGGCAGCCGCAGACCAGCTTCGAGGACAGCACCCAGGGGAGCGTCTTCACCTACACCAACAGCAACTCCACCAGAG ACCCCTTCGACGGCCCCAATTACCACATCGCCCCCAGATGGGTGTACCACCTGACCAGCGTCTGGATGGTCTTCGTGCTCATCGCCTCCATCTTCACGAACGGGCCCGTGCTGGCAGCCACCATGAAGTTCAAGAAGCTGCGCCACCCTCTGAACTGGATGCTGGTGAACTTGGCCGTCGCTGACCTGGCGGAGACGGTCATTGCCAGCACCATCAGCGTTGTGAACCAGATGTACGGCTACTTTGTGCTGGGCCACCCCTTGTGCATTGTGGAGGGCTTCACTGTCTCCTTGTGTG GGATCACCGGTCTCTGGTCCTTGGCCATCATTTCCTGGGAGAGGTGGATGGTGGTCTGCAAGCCCTTCGGCAACGTGAGATTTGATGCCAAGCTGGCCATTGCGGGCATTGCCTTCTCCTGGATCTGGGCTGCTGTGTGGACAGCTCCACCCATCTTTGGCTGGAGCAG GTACTGGCCCCACGGCCTGAAGACGTCGTGCGGCCCGGATGTGTTCAGCGGCAGCTCTTACCCCGGGGTGCAGTCTTACATGATCACGCTCATGATCACCTGCTGCTTCATCCCGCTCAGCGTTATCGTGCTCTGCTACCTGCAAGTGTGGCTGGCCATCCGAGCG GTGGCGAAGCAGCAGAAAGAATCCGAATCCACCCGGAAGGCGGAGAAGGAGGTAACCCgcatggtgatggtgatgatctTTGCGTACTGCCTCTGCTGGGGGCCCTACACATTCTTTGCGTGCTTCGCCGCTGCCCACCCTGGCTACGCCTTCCACCCTCTGGTGGCCGCCCTGCCATCCTACTTCGCCAAAAGTGCCACCATCTACAACCCCATTATCTATGTCTTTATGAACCGGCAG TTTCGAAACTGCATCTTGCAGCTTTTTGGGAAGAAGGTGGATGACAGCTCTGAACTCTCCAGCGTTTCCAAAACAGAGGCCTCATCTGTCTCTTCGGTGTCACCTGCCTGA